A DNA window from Chryseobacterium scophthalmum contains the following coding sequences:
- a CDS encoding glycoside hydrolase family protein, which produces MEQPKNFSRKEFLQISGLGMAAVFLGSSFTKAFDFSDKPYFKLKPIGRSLELEGYYIWCSSPIWGEDGKVHLFYSRWKKEKGMGGWLNGSEICRAEANSPFDKFEHKEVVLSPRGGEFWDATTCHNPLIKKVDDLYFLFFMGNSNGKTNTKRIGLATSKSLSGEWNRPDEPLLLPGKEGSWDDHCTTNPAFVKGNDGKYWLFYKSWNTKEYETQKGTVRGNRKYGLAKADSPIGPYAKVSENPVIDFSNLPNNAQLEDAFIWKENGKFHMIARDMGFFNHEYGLHLTTKNGMKWTKPEIAYLNMQSYTQEANPPKHLKRFGRLERPMILMSKDGKKPQFLFGTTQGGAFETSTTFVFEILNS; this is translated from the coding sequence ATGGAACAGCCCAAAAACTTTTCACGCAAAGAATTTTTACAAATCTCAGGATTGGGGATGGCGGCTGTATTTTTGGGTTCGTCATTTACTAAAGCATTTGATTTTTCCGACAAACCTTATTTTAAACTAAAACCGATCGGTCGTTCATTAGAACTCGAAGGATATTATATTTGGTGCTCGTCTCCGATTTGGGGTGAAGATGGAAAAGTACATCTCTTTTATTCTCGATGGAAAAAAGAAAAAGGAATGGGAGGTTGGCTCAATGGCTCTGAAATTTGTCGAGCGGAAGCCAATTCTCCATTCGATAAATTTGAGCATAAAGAGGTTGTTCTTAGTCCAAGAGGTGGCGAATTTTGGGATGCAACAACTTGTCATAATCCTCTGATAAAAAAGGTTGATGATCTTTATTTTCTGTTCTTTATGGGAAATTCCAACGGGAAAACCAATACCAAAAGAATAGGATTGGCTACTTCGAAAAGTTTGAGTGGAGAATGGAACAGACCGGATGAACCTTTGCTTCTTCCCGGAAAAGAAGGTTCTTGGGACGATCATTGTACTACAAATCCGGCTTTTGTAAAAGGAAATGACGGAAAATATTGGCTGTTTTACAAATCTTGGAATACTAAAGAATACGAAACTCAGAAAGGAACCGTTCGAGGTAACCGAAAATACGGATTGGCAAAAGCAGATTCTCCAATCGGACCTTACGCAAAGGTTTCTGAAAATCCAGTGATTGATTTTTCAAACTTACCCAACAATGCTCAGCTTGAAGACGCTTTTATCTGGAAAGAAAACGGTAAGTTCCATATGATCGCTCGTGATATGGGATTTTTTAACCACGAATATGGTTTGCATTTAACGACAAAAAACGGAATGAAATGGACAAAACCTGAAATAGCTTATCTCAATATGCAGTCTTATACTCAGGAAGCTAATCCACCAAAACATTTAAAACGATTTGGAAGGTTAGAGCGTCCAATGATTTTGATGAGCAAAGACGGGAAAAAACCGCAGTTCTTATTTGGAACAACACAAGGTGGTGCGTTTGAAACCTCTACGACTTTTGTGTTTGAGATTTTAAACAGTTAG
- a CDS encoding glycosyltransferase family 4 protein, with protein MKNFELFLNETGISIFYIKVGFGFLSSFLITFFSIPTIIKISKRKNLMDEPGVRSSHLRKIPNLGGIAMFYSIGICTSIFAYEIFDLYKFLFASLIILLYVGIMDDIVVMRAYKKLVAQIVVSAFIVIGSDVRIRNLFGIFGIYEIHYLVSVIFTIITFIILINAFNLIDGIDGLAGGYSLICSALFGISYYRLGEYNYPLVILSVVLIGSVLAFLYYNLSNLRATKIFMGDTGSMLLGFLLAFTCICFIDIFIDKNIVSVPRYHLESAPVVAVAILILPIVDTLNVIIVRLWNKKSPFEADKNHIHHKLLQLDLTHRRASFYIICYYLFIVTITYCFRHTNVNLLLLIILCLGFLGAYIPDIILLLRNNKLKTNN; from the coding sequence ATGAAAAATTTTGAATTATTCTTAAATGAAACAGGAATTTCTATTTTTTACATAAAAGTAGGGTTTGGTTTCTTGTCTTCTTTTCTGATTACGTTTTTTTCTATTCCCACAATCATTAAAATTTCAAAACGTAAAAACCTGATGGATGAGCCCGGTGTAAGGAGCTCTCATCTCAGGAAAATTCCTAATTTGGGAGGCATCGCGATGTTTTACTCCATAGGAATCTGTACTTCAATTTTTGCGTATGAAATTTTCGATTTGTATAAATTTCTTTTTGCTTCGCTCATTATCTTGCTCTATGTAGGAATAATGGATGATATTGTTGTGATGCGTGCTTACAAGAAGCTGGTAGCGCAGATTGTGGTATCGGCATTCATCGTCATTGGCTCGGATGTGAGAATCAGAAATTTATTTGGAATTTTTGGTATTTACGAAATTCATTATTTGGTAAGTGTCATTTTTACAATTATCACTTTTATTATTCTCATTAATGCTTTTAATCTTATAGATGGAATTGACGGTCTTGCAGGTGGATATTCTCTTATTTGCAGCGCTCTTTTTGGAATCAGTTACTATCGTTTAGGAGAATATAATTATCCTTTGGTTATTTTATCCGTTGTTTTAATTGGTTCTGTATTGGCATTTTTATATTATAATTTATCAAATTTACGGGCGACAAAAATATTTATGGGTGATACAGGTTCTATGCTTTTAGGATTTTTATTGGCGTTTACATGTATCTGTTTTATAGATATTTTTATAGATAAAAATATTGTGAGTGTTCCCAGATATCATTTGGAATCAGCTCCTGTAGTGGCCGTTGCTATTCTTATTCTTCCAATTGTTGATACATTAAATGTTATTATTGTAAGACTTTGGAATAAAAAATCACCTTTTGAAGCAGATAAAAACCATATTCATCATAAACTTCTTCAGCTTGATCTCACTCATCGAAGGGCTAGTTTTTACATTATATGCTATTATTTGTTTATTGTAACAATTACCTATTGTTTCAGGCATACTAATGTGAATCTATTATTGTTGATCATTCTGTGTTTAGGTTTTTTAGGGGCTTATATTCCGGATATTATTTTACTCTTGCGGAATAATAAACTAAAAACTAATAATTAA
- a CDS encoding glycosyltransferase has protein sequence MENPNPKVSVIVPVYNVEHYLAKCLDSLVNQSLQNIEIIVVNDGSKDGSGNIIKQYSEKYSDKIKSFTKENGGLSDARNFGIDQATGDYLGFVDSDDYVSGTMFEDMLNLAEKNDAEMVICNIQKVDEDGNVTQKLPQIPNMPKKIVLEKHFSVFSDLSYFACNKLFKRELFIDKRFKKGVHFEDIQLIPQLLLECKILAQTQNFHYQYLERADSISKTHNERGLDILKAVEDVEEVFKNSKYSSKIKELQGFQILEGIYTFLAYLAFVKNETQFYKMAQELKDFVEKRDVKMKDILCYSRFGRNYLLSLPLKKKIFYLLFFTGQKKMIRKLI, from the coding sequence ATGGAAAATCCGAATCCAAAAGTTTCTGTGATTGTTCCTGTTTACAACGTTGAACATTATTTGGCTAAATGCCTCGATTCTTTGGTGAACCAAAGTCTGCAGAATATTGAGATTATCGTTGTAAATGATGGAAGTAAAGACGGTTCGGGAAATATTATTAAGCAATATTCAGAAAAGTATTCGGATAAAATAAAATCTTTTACCAAAGAAAATGGAGGTTTAAGTGATGCAAGAAACTTTGGGATTGATCAAGCAACGGGAGATTATTTGGGGTTTGTAGACAGTGATGATTATGTTTCTGGAACAATGTTTGAAGACATGTTGAATCTGGCTGAAAAAAACGATGCCGAAATGGTGATCTGCAATATTCAGAAAGTAGACGAGGATGGAAATGTAACGCAAAAGTTGCCCCAGATTCCTAATATGCCTAAGAAAATTGTTTTGGAAAAACATTTTTCTGTTTTTTCTGATTTAAGTTATTTTGCCTGCAATAAATTATTCAAAAGAGAGTTATTTATTGATAAAAGATTTAAAAAAGGAGTTCATTTTGAAGATATTCAGCTGATTCCTCAGCTTTTGCTGGAATGTAAAATATTGGCGCAAACGCAAAATTTTCATTATCAATATCTTGAAAGAGCAGATTCTATCTCGAAAACCCATAACGAAAGAGGTCTGGATATTTTGAAAGCAGTGGAAGATGTGGAAGAAGTTTTTAAAAATTCAAAATATTCTTCAAAAATAAAAGAATTGCAGGGGTTTCAGATTTTAGAAGGGATATATACCTTTTTGGCTTATTTGGCCTTTGTTAAAAACGAAACTCAATTCTACAAAATGGCTCAAGAGCTTAAGGATTTTGTAGAAAAAAGAGATGTTAAAATGAAAGATATATTGTGTTACAGTCGTTTTGGTAGGAATTATCTTTTATCTTTACCCCTGAAAAAAAAAATATTCTATCTGCTTTTTTTTACAGGACAAAAAAAAATGATACGAAAACTCATATAA
- a CDS encoding formimidoylglutamase: MDFEDFIISPRNFRTENWQIGNKITKEIKEDSIVLLFVSDYRGANGDAEVQDFTAVRREFYKLSQLDFEIPIVDLGDLVSGKSVEDSHYILQEVLSACHYKRAIPVIIGGSNDFAFSLFSGLHFHQKNIDYTQISNIISLKQGENINEHTFLSKILGSKNFSIKNYHHLGYQKHLNEQDSVKLIKEVEFDIVRLAEMMNSTEKTEPFFRKADLVTVNCDAIESFSDAFSMNPQVNGLNRREICAYMKEIGLSENLKSVGIFNYNIYSENQLNHQLLAQMLWYLIEGINIQQSHPKERHYEMFYVLIEDRQYAFKRDTFSNLWYFGDDENIENCIPCSRKDFDEAKKGWLSSRFTKI; this comes from the coding sequence ATGGATTTTGAAGATTTTATCATTTCACCAAGAAATTTCAGAACAGAAAACTGGCAGATTGGCAATAAGATTACAAAGGAAATAAAAGAAGACAGCATTGTACTTTTGTTTGTTTCTGATTACAGAGGAGCAAATGGTGATGCTGAAGTTCAGGATTTTACGGCAGTAAGAAGAGAGTTTTACAAACTTTCGCAACTGGATTTTGAAATTCCGATAGTTGATCTTGGAGATTTGGTTTCAGGAAAATCGGTGGAAGATTCTCATTATATTTTACAGGAAGTTTTGTCGGCATGTCATTATAAAAGAGCTATTCCGGTGATTATTGGCGGTTCTAATGATTTTGCATTCTCATTATTTTCAGGGTTACATTTTCATCAGAAAAATATTGATTATACTCAAATCAGTAATATTATTTCTCTGAAACAAGGTGAAAATATTAATGAACATACTTTTTTAAGTAAAATTTTAGGTTCGAAAAACTTCTCTATCAAAAATTATCATCATTTAGGATATCAAAAACATTTGAACGAGCAGGATTCTGTAAAGCTCATCAAAGAAGTGGAGTTTGATATTGTACGTTTAGCAGAAATGATGAATTCTACAGAAAAAACCGAACCTTTTTTCAGAAAAGCAGATCTGGTAACGGTAAATTGTGATGCCATTGAAAGCTTCAGTGATGCATTTTCGATGAATCCGCAGGTAAATGGTTTAAACCGAAGAGAAATCTGTGCTTACATGAAAGAAATCGGCTTAAGCGAAAACTTGAAATCTGTAGGAATTTTTAATTACAATATTTATTCTGAGAACCAGCTCAATCATCAGCTTTTGGCACAAATGCTTTGGTATCTGATTGAAGGAATCAACATTCAGCAGTCGCATCCTAAAGAAAGACATTACGAAATGTTTTATGTTTTGATTGAAGACAGACAATATGCTTTCAAGCGCGATACCTTCAGTAATCTTTGGTATTTTGGAGATGATGAAAATATTGAAAACTGTATTCCGTGCTCAAGAAAAGATTTTGATGAAGCTAAAAAAGGTTGGCTGAGCTCAAGATTTACAAAAATCTAA
- a CDS encoding polysaccharide biosynthesis/export family protein, protein MKIYKYFPFLVLPFLLMSCITTKDVKYMQPSESLVINEEGLIPYNIPVYRVTKNDMLTLNIVTTPKGDAAQFYSSLNAQAAGNGISFSGGGAGNGIGGNAMIYFNGLKVDSKGDILIFGIGYVKAEGRTIEEITLDIQEKVNENFQEGKSEVRLNTDGITYYVLGDIETTGITGEKKVHKNTLTLTEAISINGGLNRTVDRKNIVVYRKLPEGIKKAKIDLTREDVMNSPYYYVQNGDEIFLTTQRRALNGFGKDPIQTLISGVSVITTALSIYLLIKNL, encoded by the coding sequence ATGAAAATTTATAAGTACTTCCCATTTTTAGTTTTACCTTTTTTGTTGATGTCTTGTATCACAACAAAAGATGTAAAATATATGCAGCCAAGTGAAAGCCTTGTTATCAATGAAGAGGGTTTAATTCCCTACAATATTCCTGTTTACAGGGTTACCAAAAACGATATGTTGACTTTGAATATTGTAACAACTCCTAAAGGTGATGCAGCCCAGTTTTATTCTTCTTTAAATGCTCAAGCGGCAGGAAATGGAATTTCATTTAGTGGAGGGGGCGCTGGAAACGGAATAGGAGGCAATGCAATGATATATTTTAATGGCTTAAAAGTTGATTCTAAAGGCGATATCTTGATTTTCGGTATAGGGTATGTAAAAGCGGAAGGAAGAACGATTGAAGAGATTACTTTGGATATTCAGGAAAAAGTAAACGAAAATTTTCAAGAAGGAAAATCTGAAGTAAGGCTCAACACAGATGGTATCACTTATTACGTCTTAGGTGATATTGAAACGACCGGAATTACTGGGGAGAAAAAGGTTCATAAAAATACATTGACTTTAACAGAAGCAATTTCTATTAATGGTGGATTAAACAGAACGGTTGATCGTAAAAATATTGTAGTCTACAGGAAATTGCCAGAAGGAATTAAAAAAGCGAAGATTGACCTTACAAGAGAAGACGTGATGAATTCTCCTTATTATTATGTGCAAAACGGAGACGAGATTTTCCTTACTACACAGAGAAGAGCTCTTAACGGTTTTGGAAAAGACCCGATACAAACACTTATAAGTGGTGTTTCTGTGATTACAACGGCATTGTCAATTTATCTACTTATTAAAAACCTTTAA